The genomic interval ATGAGTGCGGCAATGGCAAGGGACAACTCCCAGGCGCAGATCAACATGAACCGTTATGACCTCGATCGCGGCTCTGGGATGGACGTGATCAGGCTGGGTGGAACCAGCACGACAAAGTCCACCGATGAGATCCTGGCGCAGCCGAAGGTTGAGCTGGCTCGCGGTTTGGCTCATGGCGGTGGAAGCGGAGGTGCAGGGGCATACGGATTACGCGGGATGCCCGGAGTGCCACAGCCTCAGGCAGAACTGACTATCGAACACCGCGAGCTTGCGAAGCCGGCCGCCGCCGCCCTGCCCGCAACCGCGGCCGAGGATTTGCCCAAAGTCACGGCGCCGATGTCCCGCGGCACGAACTTTGCGATTGCCGGCCCCATTTCCCAGCGTGCGATCACCCGAAAGGTCGTGCCGAACTATCCAAAGTGGGCGCTTGACCGTCGAGTGTCAGGTACAGTTGTCGTACGTGTCTGGGTACAACCCGACGGCCAGGTCAAGGGCGCGCCCACCGTCGAGTCGAGCTCGGGCTATCCGGACCTCGACGAAGTGGTTGTGGACGCCCTGCGCGGATGGGTGTTTGCGCCACTCGGCTCAGGAGTCACGGCTGAAGACCAGTGGGGAGTAATAACGTTCAAGTTCATGCTTGCCTAACATTATGTCGCTACTGATTGCCCTTCTGCTGTTTTCCCGAACGTTGGCTCCGGCACAAGCCGGTGCCGACGCGGCGGTCCAGCGGTCTGACACGACCGAGACCCGTCCGGCCAAGAACTCTGACCAGCATGCGATCGGCGAAGAGGTCATAAAGGGGCAGACCGCAGTCAATATCCAGGACGTGAAGCCCTACTTCCCGCCTCAGATTGACCCGTACTCGCCGGTCAACGAGCTACTGGTTCCGGCAAGCTACGTGCTCGACGAAGGGCTCTACCATTCGGTCGACTCGGTCACCGTCCCCCGGCACTTCGCGCTCTCATCCTACCTGCGCGTCCCGACGGAGCGGGACTTCATCTATGGCGACATGATGGTTTTCCTCCCGAACTTTGAGGATCGCGTCGTCAACTGGGACCTGGTCGTGTCGAACTCACTGGGCGAGACAGTGCGCCGTATCGCCCGCAACGGCCAGCCGCCTGCGGTCCTCAACTGGGACGGCAAGACCGACGCGGGTGAGCCGATCGCTCCCGGGGAAGTATACAGCTTCACGTTCAATGCCTATGACGCGCAAGGCAACCAAACGCGGATTCCCGGCACGCCTCAGCGCGTCAACGGCATCGTGCAACAGGTGGGCGATGAGTACGTCGTCTCGATCGCCGCCGACCAGATCTTCGCCGAGGATGGCGCGCAGTTGCTGGAACAGGCGGCCCCTCGCCTCGACGAAGCAGCCAACGTCGTCAAAGAGAAATTCCAGAAACAGGTTCTGGTCTATGTGTACAGCGAGCAGGAGCGACTCTCGGCTGACCGCTGCCGCGTGATCGAGTCCGAACTCGGCCGCCGGGTCGTGCTGCCGGCAGGAGCTCTCGATGTCGTCCCCAAATTCGTGCCGGGCCTGCAGCCGAAGCTCTCCAAAATCGAAATCCACGTCCTCTAGCCCGAACCGGGACGGACCGTAATCCAGAAGTCGGTGTGTGCCCGCCTGAATTGACGAATCGGCGCTCCCGACTATGATTAGCGGAATGAACAAAACTGCGGCGCAAGAATCACCACTTGCTTCACCATGCCCGAGTCACCCGCTCTCAGCCGTCATCGCCGGTACCGGTTCCCACGTCCCGGAGCGCGTGCTGACGAACGCAGACCTTGAGAAGATGGTCGACACGTCCGACCAGTGGATAACCGAACGCACCGGGATGAAGGAACGTCACATCGCCGCGCCCGGAGAGGCCGCGTCAGACCTTGCCATGGTCGCGTGCGAGAAAGCCCTGGCGGAAGCAAACGTCAAGCCCGAGGAAATTGACCTCATTGTCGTCGGTACCGTAACTGGAGACATGCCGTTTCCTTCGACTGCCTGCGTTCTGCAGCAGCGGCTCGGTGCGAGGCACGCCGCCGCGTTCGACGTGAGCGCCGGCTGCACCGGCTTCATCTATGCGATCAGCGTCGCCCGGCAGTTTGTGTCTACCGGCGTCTACCGAACAGTCCTGGTGGTTGGCGTCGAGGTGCTAAGCAAGATCACCGACTGGACCGACCGTTCCACCTGTGTCCTGTTCGGGGACGCGGCCGGCGCGGCCGTGCTGAAGGCCAGCGAAGAACCGGGCACCGGCATCCTTGGTACTTACCTGGCTGCCGATGGGACCGGAGGCGAGCACCTGTACATGCCGGGCGGGGGTTCGCGCAATCCGGCAACCGTAGAAACCGTGCAGCAGCGTCTGCACACCTGCAAGATGAACGGCAACGCCATCTTCAAAGTCGCAGTCCGCAGCATGGCGAAGACGGTCACCCAGTTGCTCCACCAGACCGGGCTGCATGCCGATGACCTGACGCTGCTCATCCCCCACCAGGCCAACCTGCGTATCATTGAGGCGACCACCAAGCTGCTGAAGTTCCCGCCGGAACGTACGTTCGTCAACATCGCGAAGTACGGCAACACCTCGTCGGCTACCACCATTGTCGCTCTGGACGAGGCCCGCAAGGCCGGCAGGGTCCATCCCGGCGATGTTGTCATGCTGGTCGCATTCGGCGCCGGCCTCACCTGGGGCGGCGTCCTCATTCGCTTCTAGCGCACAAACAGAATCAGAGGACTCCGGCAATCCGGAGGTCCGGAGTCATGACCAGGGTCGCGGATTCCCAACCCCCGCGCGTCTTCGTATCAGCCCCGACTGGTAAGCGGTGCAAGCCGGGCCACCGGCAAGGACTGATACCACTCGATCAGGGGCTGAATCTCGTCGCGGTGCCCGGACGCCGCCAGCGCAGCAGCCCGCCGCATGACGAAGAACCGGTAGCGCAACAGGATCTCCCGTGTCCGCGCGTCAGGTTCGCTGCGTGGCAGACGGACAGTGAGCTTCGTATAGTCGAATACGGGCAGCGCCGAGCCAGCCGCAAGCCCGGAATCCGGGGCTTGAGGCTTGAGGCTTGAAGCTTGTATCTGGAACAGGAGCCCGACCGGGGCGCGCGGCACACCTGACAACATCTGACCGGCATCGGTCCCTGCGTCCACGTCAAAGGTCGTGTAGGCCGGTCGTTCCGGGCTGTGGGTAACGAAGCTCTCGAGTAGTCTGATGTACCGGCGCTGTATCTCGGCCGGGTCTTTCAGGCGGTCGTGCTCAAACTCATCAAGGTACTGGCGGTAGCTGGCAATCTCCGTCTGCGACCGCTGAACCAGCCAGGGGTAGGCGCGAGCGAGGTAATCGAAGTACCACGAACGCCGGAGAAGCTCCTTGTCGATGACGCAGACATCCGGTCGCACCTGCTCGACGTGCTGCAGGTAAAACAGCGGCGAGTAGACATCCCACCAATCGGTGATGATGGTCGCGTTATGCCCGGCTGAGACAAGTGTGTTCATTGCCTGGTCGTAGGCGACGTAGTCGCCCTGCAAGCCGGCGACCTTGTAGTTCAGCACCAAGGCGGCAATCCCTAAGAGCCATGGCACCTGCCTGACGATGGTCCTGGCTGCTGGTCCGACATTCGACACTCGGCACTCGACACTCGTCACTAGCCCATCGAGTCCCACCATCCCGAATACTCCCAGTACAACCAAACAAGGTATGTAGTACGAGTCGATGTCAGGAATCGAATAGTTAATGGCATATAGGAACGCTGCGACGGCAGAAACCGTCAAGCCGATGGCCAGACTCCGCCTCTGGCGGAACAGCCGCGCCACCCCGTACAGCACAACCGGGACAAGCACGTACAGGAAACCACGGGCCAGTATCGCTGTCCCGCGCCCGGCGTTGCGCATCACCTCACCGAATGGCTGAGAGAACATCCACACCTGGTACTGCCAGCCGGTCATGTGGCGTATGAGGTGAGTGATGTCTACGGGATTGTCCCATGCCAGCAAGGGCCCGGCCCTGGCGCGAAGCACCAGGAACAGATAAGGGGACATCCCAAACACGAACAGCAAGACCAACACCGGAATCCGGCGTACCAACTCGCGACGATACGCCAGTACGGCGGCCATCGCCGCCCCCAGAACGGTGCTTGTCGCGGACATGTGGTTGGTCAGAGCAAGCCCCATGAGGTACGCCACAACCAGCAGCGGCCCTCCCCGCATCGACGCCTCAGCCGTCAGCCAGAGCAGCACAACCATGACGAGCGCGAGAGCATAGACCTCGACGTCGACCGCCGCGCTCCACACCGGGCACGAAAAACCCAGGAGCAGCGCACCGGTACCCGCCACTACCCTCGAAACTCCCAACCGGAGTCCCAGCAGTAGAAAGAACCCAACGCCGCACGCGGCCAGCACCGCGCTCAATACTGCCACGCGGTTGGCAACATTGGCTACAGGGATGAGGCTCACGATCCGACCAAGCATGGTGTACAATGGATATCCGGTCGGATGCAGGATATTCATGAGGTGACAGCCGGCCGCAAGTTCGCCCGAGTCAATCAGGCCCACGGTTGGCGAAAGAGTGAGAAGGTATACGACGAACGCCAGCGGGACGACAAGCCAGACGAGGTGGCGCGTCCTGGAACCCAATTCCTAATTCCTAATTCTCAATGACTAACGAATACCCAACCCCGAATGCTCGGGCAATACCGGAGGCCGCCTTGCGCTCCAACTGCTCACTGTCATCCTCCTGGTGCTTGATTGGCAATTGGTCATTGGCACTTGGTCATTTCCCCCATGTCATTCTCCTAGATACGCTGCTTTGACCTTCGGGTCACGCAGCAACTCAGCCGCCGGGCCGGAAAGCACGACCTTGCCGGTCTCAAGCACGTAAGCCCGGTGTGCAATCTGCAGGGCCATGAACGCGTTCTGCTCCACCAGCAGAATCGCCGTCCCCTCGCGGTTGATCTCCCGGATTATGTCGAATATCTCGCGCACGAGTATCGGCGACAACCCCATCGAAGGCTCATCGAGCATGAGCAGCTTGGGTCGCGCCATCAGGCCGCGTCCCATCGCCAGCATCTGCAACTCGCCGCCGGAGAGCGTTCCCGCGGTCTGGCCGAGCCGTTCCCGCAGCCTCGGGAACGACTTGAACACCCTGTCGAGAGACGAGGGACCAGGGACGCGGGACTGGGGTCCGGACCCTGACCCCTCGCCCCTCGCCCCACGCCCCCGGCTATATGCCCCGAGCAGCAGGTTCTCGCGTACCGACAGGTAAGCGAAGGCCTGCCTTCCCTCCGGTACGTGGGCAATTCCCGACTTCACGACCCGGTGCCCGGCCAGGCCGTCAATCCGTCTTCCTTCGAACTCTATCTCGCCCTCGGCCGGCTTCATCAGCCCGGAGATGGTGCGCAGCGTCGTGCTCTTGCCCGCACCGTTTGCCCCGACCAGGGTGACGATCTCACCCTCGCCTACCTCGAACGAGATGCAGTGCAGGGCTCGAATCGCGCCATAGTCAACCGACATGCCGCGGACGCTCAGGAGCAAGAGACGACCCCTGTCACTGGCCAATTTCCCAATTGCCAATTACTAATGCCCAACGAAGTCCCGAATACGCCTGGGACGCAGCCATTCGTTGGGAATTGAGAATTAGTCATTGGTCATTTTCCCAGGTACGCCTCGATCACCTTCGGGTCCTTCTGAATCGCCTCGGGCGCGCCCTGGGCGATGACCTCTCCGAAATCCATCACGACGACCCGGTCGCACACACCCATCACGACCTTCATCTGGTGTTCTATCAAGAGCACCGTCAGCTTGAACCGTTCCCGGACGAACCGGATGAGTTCCATCAGTCTCCCGACCTCGAACGGATTCATCCCGGCCGCGGGCTCGTCCAGAAGCAGCAACTTCGGGTCGGACACCAGCGCCCGCGCGAGTTCGACCCGCCGCTGCTCGCCGTACGGCAGGTTCCGCGCCAGTTCGTCCCGCCTGCCTTCCAACCCAAGGATCGAGAGCAGTTCAACCGACCGTTCAGTTACCTGCCGTTCCTCGCGTTTGAACCCTGGCCCGCGCAGGATCGTGCTCACGAGCCCGGCCCCGCCCCGATGATGGTACGCGACCCGGACGTTGTCGAGCACCGAGAGTTCCCTGAAAAGACGGATGTTCTGGAACGTGCGCGCGATCCCTCGCTGGTAGATGCGGAAAGGCTGCATCCCGGCGATGTCGATGCCGTTGAAGCGTATGGCGCCCCCGGTCGGGACGTAGTTCCCTGTTATCAGATTGAAAACGGTCGTCTTGCCCGCGCCGTTCGGCCCAATCAGGCCGACCAGCTCGTGGTCGGCGATTGACATGGTGAAGTCGTGGACTGCGACCAGGCCGCCGAAGGCCTTGGTGAGCGATTTGGTTTCGAGGACAGGAGTCATGACCTCGTTGCCGCCGTTTGTCCCACCACTGGATTCAGTGCCCCTGGCGCAGCAATTCCCAATTGCCAATTCCTAATGCCCAACGAAGTCCCAGTGCAAACTGTGATTTGGTCATTCGTTAGGAATTGGGAATTAGACATTGGTCATTTCCTCGCGGATGGCTTCAGGAATCTGAACTCGGTCCCGGCAAAGATGCCGCCCGGCCGGACCAGCATGAAGATGATAAGCAGCAGCGGGTAGATGACCCAGCGCCAGTCCTGAACCGACGGCGGCAGCAAAATGCGGAGCCCCTCCAGCAGGAACGTCCACGCCACCGCAGCCACGATCGTACCGGAGATGCTGCCTAAGCCGCCCAGCACAACTACCAATAGCACGTCGATTGACTTCAGGAAGTCAAAGTTGGACGGGTGCAGGAACGTGAAAAGGTGCGCGTACAGGCCACCGGCCACCCCTGCATACATGCAGCCGATGACGAACCCCAGCGTCTTGTACCGAGTGCTGTCGATACCCACCGCCTCGGCCGCCAGTTCGTCCTCGCGCACCGATATCAAAGCCCGGCCGATACCGGAGAAGACGATGTTGCGCAGCACCACGACCGCGGCCACTGCGAGGGGAAACACCCAAAGGAACGAGGTCAGCTTCGGAATCGCGCTCATACCCCGTGACCCGCCCATCATCGGGATTACCTTGTCCGCGTTGTCGAAAAGCACCTTCACGATTATCCCGAAACCGAGTGTCGCGATGCCGAGGTAGTCCGACTTGAGCCTGAGTATTGGCAGTCCGATGAGCAGGGCGACCAGTCCTGCCACCAGCGCCCCGGCCACCAGTCCGACGAGCAGAATCGCGGGGCTCTGCCCGCCGATGCTGCGAGTGACGATCGCGGCAGTGTACGCGCCCATGCCGTAGAACGCGGCGTGGCCCAGCGAGAACTGCCCGGTGTAACCGTAGATGAGGTTCAGCCCCAGCGCCGAGATGGTCACGATTCCGGCCAGACAGATTATCTGCTGCCAGTAAGGATTAAGCGCGCCCGCCAGTATCAGCGCTTCGATGCCGACGAATACGGCAACAGCGACTAGCAGCGCGACCACACCGGCACCAAGGCCCCTGCGTGTACTCATGCTTCTCTATGACCACCAATTCCCAATTGCCAATTCCCAACTAATGCACGAATGCCCAACATGCGCCTTGGCAATTCTATCACATGGAACTTCGTTGGGAATTGAGAATTAGTCATTGGGAATTATCGCTATACCTTTTCCCTTGTCGGCCTGCCCAGAATCCCGGACGGCCGCACCAGCAACACGATAATCAAGATGCCGAATGCCACCGCGTCGCGGAAAGTCGATGAGATGTAGGCGGAAGTGAAAGTCTCGACTACGCCCATGATAAGCGAGCCGAGCATCGCCCCGGGAATCACGCCGATTCCACCCAGCACCGCTGCCACGAATGCCTTCAGCCCCGGCATCACGCCCATGAAAGGGTGTATCTGCGGGTAGGCGATACCGTAGAGCACGCCGCCGGCTCCGGCCAGCGCCGAGCCCACGCCGAACGTCACCGAGATAACCCAGTCGACGTCGATTCCCATCAGCCGCGCCGTGTTGTGGTCGTAGGACACCGCCCGCATCGCCAGGCCGGTCCGGGTCTTGTTCACGAACAGGGTCAGCGCTACCATCAGCAGGGTCGAGACCGCGAAGACTATTATCTGGATGTTGCTGACCGACACGCCGCCGATGTGAAACGACGTGACGGCGAACGGTCTCGGGAAAGCCCGATAGTCTGGCCCGAACACGAACTTCAGACTGGTAAAATACTCAAGGAACAGCGAGACGCCCATGGCGGTTATCAGCGCCGAGATGCGCGGAGCGTTCCGCAAGGGGCGGTAGGCGACGCGTTCGATGAACATGCCCAGAGCGGCGCACCCGACCATCGCGGCAACGATGGCGAGCGGCCAGGGCAGCTTCCAGCTCGCCAGCGCGAAGAACCCCACGTAGGCCCCGACCATGAAGACGTCCCCGTGCGCGAAGTTGATGAGCCGCACGATGCCGTAGACCATGGTGTACCCGAGGGCAATCAGAGCATAGACGAAACCGAGCTGGAGGCCGTTTATCAACTGCTGGAGGAAGTACGACACGCGCAATCAGAATCCCAAAACCCCATCGGAAGTCAAGCCGCGCAAGAGTGCTCGTTCATCGTCCATCGTCAATTCTGGTTTCTGATATCTGGTTTGTCCGTTTCTGGCCAATCTGTGTAATCTGCGTAATCTGCGGTTACTCGTCCTTTCGTTCATCTTCTCATCGTCCGTCGTCAATTCTGGTTTCTGGTTTCTGAATTCTGCTCTATCCGAATCCTGAGTCTGCGGTTATCCGCCTCCGAGTTCTGGGGTTCCTACGTTCTGGTTTTGGAATCTGTGTAATCTGCGTAATCTGTGGATGTCCGCTCCTCTTCAGGTTTCTGCATTCTGGTTTCTGGATTCTGGTTTCTGAACTGTCCGCATCCTCACTCTGGCCTGCCTTGACTTGGGGTCTGGGTCCGTCTAGAATAACCCCTCAGGTTAGTTCAGAAAGGAGGCCGTGTGACCCGACTACATGTGCTCCTGTTCTTTTTCGCCGGGCTGGCCGCCTGGCTGCCCGCGCAGGATATGACAATTGACAGCCACGGAGTGCCATCAGTCATCGGCACCTATGGCAGGTTCAGGCAAAACAGTTCAGCCTTCACCTGGACCGCATTCGATTCGACCCGCACACATTGGGACCTGACTTCCTACCCCGGCGGCGAATGGTCAAGGGTAGGCATCGTCGACTGGACGACCGGCAGTCCGCCTGCTCCTGAAACGACGCAGGCTGACGCGCCCGACCCGCAGGTGATGGAAGTCGACACGCTGGGCTCGGGCTCGGTCCAGGACATCTACGAGTACCGAGACTCCTCCGCCCTGTACATTGACGGCATCGACTTCCAGCAGGGCGGCTACCGCTTCCTCGGCAACTTCCGACCGGACGCTGCCGTCTACGCGACGCCGCTGCGCTCCGGTTCGAGTTGGGCGAGTTCCATCAACTGGCAGTGCGAAATCACCCCGGGCATCCCCTACACCGCGACCGAAACCCACACCAAGAGCGTTGTCGCCAGAGGCAAGGTCAAAGTGCCGATGTCCGGCGACTACTACTGGCCATGCCTCGTCGTGCGCGACCACATGACCTTCACCGACAACCTCGGCAGCAACGACGCGCGGTGGATATACGAGTGGCTCGTACCCGGCCATTTCAGCGGTGCCAACGGCGTGGCCGCGGCGATGAGCCCGAGCAACGACAACCCGAACTTCACCACCGTCGCCGCCATGATGCAACTCTCATCCGCCTCCATCCCGAACTGGGACCTGCTCCCGCCCGAGTTCTCAAACGCGCGCGTCTGGCCGGATACGACCTTTGCCGGCCCCTACGTGGTCTGGACGGTGATACGGGACAACGACTCGGTCGCCGAGGAATCGCTCTTCTACCGGGTGGACTCGGGCGCGTGGGTCGGGTCGCAACGCGATTCCGCCAGAGCCGACACCTTCTACTTCACCATCCCGTCGGTCACGCACTCCTCCCGAATCGACTACTACTTCTGGGCAAGAGATCGCTTCTCCACCGACAACGACATCGACTTCTGGACCACGTGGCCGGTCTGCTCGCCGGAGAGCACCATGGTCACCTTCCACGTAGACTTCACCGGCGCGGCGGAACAGGAACCGGCGATTCCCGGCCGCATCGGGCTCTCGGCCGCCCCCAACCCGTTTGGCGGCTCCACCACCTTCTACTTCAACTACCCCAATACGCGGCAGGCGACCATCAAGGTCTTCTCCAGCTCCGGCGAGCTCGTCCGCAACCTGGAGATGTCACCGGTCCCGACCCTCGGATTCCAGGCCCACTGGGATGGCAGAGACGAATCAGGCCAGCCGGTGCCGGACGGCACCTACCTCTACCGCGTAGAAAGCGGCGGGTACATCGAGACGCGCAAAGTGACTCTGACGAGGTAGGAAGTGATCCAGTGGTCCAGTGATCGAGTGCAGGATCGTCACTTGGTGTTCCCTAACTGGTCACTTCCTGCCGCATGCACCTGGTCAGTTGAGCCCGCGAGAGCGCTGGCAGCAAGGAGTTGACCCAACATGGAACTAAGGCCAATAGCAATCGAACGTCCCGATGATACAAACGTCATCATCGGCCAGGCACACTTCATCAAAACAGTGGAAGACATCCATGAACTGATGGTAACCACGGTGCCGGGCGTGAAGTTCGGGTTGGCCTTCAACGAAGCATCCGGCCCATGCCTTGTCCGACACTCGGGCACCGACCCTGAACTGGAGAAGCTGGCCGTGAAGAACTCGCAGGCAATCGGCGCCGGACATACCTTCACCCTCATCCTGCGCGGAGCCTACCCCATCAACGTCCTGTCGCAGCTCAAGGCGCTCTCCGAGGTCTGCTCCATCTTCTGCGCCACGGCCAACCCGGTCGCGGTCGTGGTAGCCGAGACCACGAGCGGACGAGGCATCATGGGCGTGATTGACGGCGAGTCGCCTAAAGGCATCGAAGGCGACAAAG from bacterium carries:
- a CDS encoding energy transducer TonB; translated protein: MFEERTVLRTNMSLVIAVAIHIAGILLLSRPAAHVDSAADLQEVSFMDVTYRPEVAKVLPRSAIPGGGGGAAQGAPADFGAGAPAYGSSSGGESSPIDMSAAMARDNSQAQINMNRYDLDRGSGMDVIRLGGTSTTKSTDEILAQPKVELARGLAHGGGSGGAGAYGLRGMPGVPQPQAELTIEHRELAKPAAAALPATAAEDLPKVTAPMSRGTNFAIAGPISQRAITRKVVPNYPKWALDRRVSGTVVVRVWVQPDGQVKGAPTVESSSGYPDLDEVVVDALRGWVFAPLGSGVTAEDQWGVITFKFMLA
- a CDS encoding FlgD immunoglobulin-like domain containing protein; this translates as MPNIMSLLIALLLFSRTLAPAQAGADAAVQRSDTTETRPAKNSDQHAIGEEVIKGQTAVNIQDVKPYFPPQIDPYSPVNELLVPASYVLDEGLYHSVDSVTVPRHFALSSYLRVPTERDFIYGDMMVFLPNFEDRVVNWDLVVSNSLGETVRRIARNGQPPAVLNWDGKTDAGEPIAPGEVYSFTFNAYDAQGNQTRIPGTPQRVNGIVQQVGDEYVVSIAADQIFAEDGAQLLEQAAPRLDEAANVVKEKFQKQVLVYVYSEQERLSADRCRVIESELGRRVVLPAGALDVVPKFVPGLQPKLSKIEIHVL
- a CDS encoding beta-ketoacyl-ACP synthase III, with product MNKTAAQESPLASPCPSHPLSAVIAGTGSHVPERVLTNADLEKMVDTSDQWITERTGMKERHIAAPGEAASDLAMVACEKALAEANVKPEEIDLIVVGTVTGDMPFPSTACVLQQRLGARHAAAFDVSAGCTGFIYAISVARQFVSTGVYRTVLVVGVEVLSKITDWTDRSTCVLFGDAAGAAVLKASEEPGTGILGTYLAADGTGGEHLYMPGGGSRNPATVETVQQRLHTCKMNGNAIFKVAVRSMAKTVTQLLHQTGLHADDLTLLIPHQANLRIIEATTKLLKFPPERTFVNIAKYGNTSSATTIVALDEARKAGRVHPGDVVMLVAFGAGLTWGGVLIRF
- a CDS encoding DUF2723 domain-containing protein — translated: MGSRTRHLVWLVVPLAFVVYLLTLSPTVGLIDSGELAAGCHLMNILHPTGYPLYTMLGRIVSLIPVANVANRVAVLSAVLAACGVGFFLLLGLRLGVSRVVAGTGALLLGFSCPVWSAAVDVEVYALALVMVVLLWLTAEASMRGGPLLVVAYLMGLALTNHMSATSTVLGAAMAAVLAYRRELVRRIPVLVLLFVFGMSPYLFLVLRARAGPLLAWDNPVDITHLIRHMTGWQYQVWMFSQPFGEVMRNAGRGTAILARGFLYVLVPVVLYGVARLFRQRRSLAIGLTVSAVAAFLYAINYSIPDIDSYYIPCLVVLGVFGMVGLDGLVTSVECRVSNVGPAARTIVRQVPWLLGIAALVLNYKVAGLQGDYVAYDQAMNTLVSAGHNATIITDWWDVYSPLFYLQHVEQVRPDVCVIDKELLRRSWYFDYLARAYPWLVQRSQTEIASYRQYLDEFEHDRLKDPAEIQRRYIRLLESFVTHSPERPAYTTFDVDAGTDAGQMLSGVPRAPVGLLFQIQASSLKPQAPDSGLAAGSALPVFDYTKLTVRLPRSEPDARTREILLRYRFFVMRRAAALAASGHRDEIQPLIEWYQSLPVARLAPLTSRG
- a CDS encoding ABC transporter ATP-binding protein, translated to MSVDYGAIRALHCISFEVGEGEIVTLVGANGAGKSTTLRTISGLMKPAEGEIEFEGRRIDGLAGHRVVKSGIAHVPEGRQAFAYLSVRENLLLGAYSRGRGARGEGSGSGPQSRVPGPSSLDRVFKSFPRLRERLGQTAGTLSGGELQMLAMGRGLMARPKLLMLDEPSMGLSPILVREIFDIIREINREGTAILLVEQNAFMALQIAHRAYVLETGKVVLSGPAAELLRDPKVKAAYLGE
- a CDS encoding ABC transporter ATP-binding protein, producing the protein MTPVLETKSLTKAFGGLVAVHDFTMSIADHELVGLIGPNGAGKTTVFNLITGNYVPTGGAIRFNGIDIAGMQPFRIYQRGIARTFQNIRLFRELSVLDNVRVAYHHRGGAGLVSTILRGPGFKREERQVTERSVELLSILGLEGRRDELARNLPYGEQRRVELARALVSDPKLLLLDEPAAGMNPFEVGRLMELIRFVRERFKLTVLLIEHQMKVVMGVCDRVVVMDFGEVIAQGAPEAIQKDPKVIEAYLGK
- a CDS encoding branched-chain amino acid ABC transporter permease, encoding MSTRRGLGAGVVALLVAVAVFVGIEALILAGALNPYWQQIICLAGIVTISALGLNLIYGYTGQFSLGHAAFYGMGAYTAAIVTRSIGGQSPAILLVGLVAGALVAGLVALLIGLPILRLKSDYLGIATLGFGIIVKVLFDNADKVIPMMGGSRGMSAIPKLTSFLWVFPLAVAAVVVLRNIVFSGIGRALISVREDELAAEAVGIDSTRYKTLGFVIGCMYAGVAGGLYAHLFTFLHPSNFDFLKSIDVLLVVVLGGLGSISGTIVAAVAWTFLLEGLRILLPPSVQDWRWVIYPLLLIIFMLVRPGGIFAGTEFRFLKPSARK
- a CDS encoding branched-chain amino acid ABC transporter permease, with the translated sequence MSYFLQQLINGLQLGFVYALIALGYTMVYGIVRLINFAHGDVFMVGAYVGFFALASWKLPWPLAIVAAMVGCAALGMFIERVAYRPLRNAPRISALITAMGVSLFLEYFTSLKFVFGPDYRAFPRPFAVTSFHIGGVSVSNIQIIVFAVSTLLMVALTLFVNKTRTGLAMRAVSYDHNTARLMGIDVDWVISVTFGVGSALAGAGGVLYGIAYPQIHPFMGVMPGLKAFVAAVLGGIGVIPGAMLGSLIMGVVETFTSAYISSTFRDAVAFGILIIVLLVRPSGILGRPTREKV
- a CDS encoding FlgD immunoglobulin-like domain containing protein yields the protein MTRLHVLLFFFAGLAAWLPAQDMTIDSHGVPSVIGTYGRFRQNSSAFTWTAFDSTRTHWDLTSYPGGEWSRVGIVDWTTGSPPAPETTQADAPDPQVMEVDTLGSGSVQDIYEYRDSSALYIDGIDFQQGGYRFLGNFRPDAAVYATPLRSGSSWASSINWQCEITPGIPYTATETHTKSVVARGKVKVPMSGDYYWPCLVVRDHMTFTDNLGSNDARWIYEWLVPGHFSGANGVAAAMSPSNDNPNFTTVAAMMQLSSASIPNWDLLPPEFSNARVWPDTTFAGPYVVWTVIRDNDSVAEESLFYRVDSGAWVGSQRDSARADTFYFTIPSVTHSSRIDYYFWARDRFSTDNDIDFWTTWPVCSPESTMVTFHVDFTGAAEQEPAIPGRIGLSAAPNPFGGSTTFYFNYPNTRQATIKVFSSSGELVRNLEMSPVPTLGFQAHWDGRDESGQPVPDGTYLYRVESGGYIETRKVTLTR
- a CDS encoding adenosine-specific kinase, producing MELRPIAIERPDDTNVIIGQAHFIKTVEDIHELMVTTVPGVKFGLAFNEASGPCLVRHSGTDPELEKLAVKNSQAIGAGHTFTLILRGAYPINVLSQLKALSEVCSIFCATANPVAVVVAETTSGRGIMGVIDGESPKGIEGDKDIADRKAFLRKIGYKQ